The sequence CTTGCATTATTAGACTGTTGACTTGTCTTTTCTCACATCTTCTTGCAATTTCCACCCCTGATCAAAGTACGATtgacccaatttttttttccccccccccaCCACGATTTAGGATGGTTAACACTACTTGTAAGCTGGTCAATATAGACACTGCTTGAACCCTGGGATGTAAGCGTGGGCCCACTTACATCCCACCAGTTTATACCTTTTAGAATACTGCTTGCACCTTCATCAAAGTAGCAATTGCTTGCACCCTGGTCCAAATAGAGTCACAGTCTTCACCGTATCTAAGGTCCCCCTAGTTCCACGGTCTCTTGACCTTTAGAATATTGCTTGCACCCCACGTATTTGCCAACTCGAACCCAAACTGTTTGATCTTCCAATTGACTGATTTTTCTTGCTCCATAAACACATGGAAAGAAGCCCCGGTGACCATTCTACAAACGGAGGACCAGTTTACCCCAAATACATGTCTCAAATCGATAGTCGCATACCTAACTATGACATGCTCTGAGTTGTTATTGACTTGAAGCGTGCAAGAATCTTCATAATTGAAAGAACCGCGGACGCTACTGTACATGCTGGTCGTGAAATTGAATCTGAATCGGATTTTAGTTTCCGGCCTAGATATTTTAAACACAAAAACAGCGCAAAAGACAAATTTGAAGCGGGAATCATTAATATTAAACAATTTTGGAGGAAGCTGGATAAATGAGTTTCCATAAAGAGCTCGATAGCTGAACCCCCATAGGATTTCACTTCCCGGGTACACCATTTCCAGATATGAAATATCCTGTACCACATGGAGATATATTAGTCAAGCCAGTGCACAAATTAGATATGTATTTTACAGGgagatagaaaaaaatataaatacaaatatattaatatatatatatatacatacatcctGAGCAGACAAAATTCTACGGCGTGCAACATTAGTAAAAACGTTGTTACGTGTGTTGTCATCCAATTTTAGACATtgctcaaaattataaatttcccctttacttttattatttttatgttgaaCTTGGGGGTCATAATCTTGTGCCGTTGGGGTCCTCCAACTTGATATTGTCTCCAGCGATGAGCAGTTATTTGCATCCAAACAAGTTAAAGACGATGGAAGCTCAATTATTGATCTCAATCCCGTACAACCACTTATTTTCAAATATCGAAGAGATGAACTTGTACAATCCTCAAGCTCGATCAGATTTGGGCAATTAGAAAGATCCAGCCATCCCAGTGATTTCAACTTCCAAATGCTTTTCGGTAGACATTTAAGTCTTTTGCAATTATACAAATCTAAATGTGAGAGACCCATGAGACACCCAATTGATGATGGCACTACTTGTATTGCTGTCCCGCACAATCTTAACTTCTTTAAATTCAATGGAAGACTTTCCATCCCATATTTCAGATTATTGCAGCCACTCATATCCAAATCTAATAGACCCAAGAGAGACCTAACTGATGAGGGCAATTCTTCTATTGCTGTCCTACACAATTTCAACTCCCTTATATTCAATGGAAGATTTTCCATGCCATCTTTCAGATTCTCACAATCACTCAAATCTAGTAGCTCAAGCTTGTCCAGATTCTTAAAACATGAAGGAACTTGAACCAAACTTATACACCCTTGAAGATTTATGCTTTCAAGATTTATAGCCCCACACAAGTTTGGTATTTGAATAAGGTGCTCAGAATAACTAAgatccatcttcttcaacttctCAACTGGCTGCAACAGACAAAAAAACAGACTTTAATAGTTAAACACTACTACATATTTAATACAACAACATGTATACAATTTTGCTAAAAAACACGCTAGACCCGGTGATGGAGCCAGAAAATATAGTGAGAGTGGCACCatcatatatcaataatataatttttttttgggtaaattatatcaataatataactacttatattatatgaaaaagtaGGGTAATCAATAGCTTTTTTCATATTCAACTGGTGTTGTTAATTGAGACAGTCAAGGAATGTAATATGCTTTAGCTAAGCCGTTTCCTGTTCTATATTCGCCTTTGGTCACGGAGTTTCCTGTACTGATATTGTTTTCTTTGGTGGTGGTTTGGCTTATAAATCTAAGGAAGCCATACGATTAATTTATGACACAGGTGATTATATGGGGATGGGTGTTTTATTGTAACGGATATTAGAAGTATGCTAAGTCATTACTCTGGTTTCTATGTTTACTCCTAGGACTGCTAATATGGCAACtcacatattatattagctaagCATTCTCTATCATTGTCTATTTATGAATCTTGGTTGGAAGTGTAACAACCTTGTATGTGTCCTACTCTCCAACAAGTtgcttgtattttttatatctagtaatgcatttttttatgatctttcaaaaacaaaaaaaaaaattaaaaaaaaattgaaaaaagttaaatttaagaCTTTTATTGTCtataatttattaactaaaactTGAATTCACAACAAAATTAGAAAAGTgaaaatttaactaaaatagtgaaaatttctattaaaggtaagaaatttataaatattgatgttaaataatatcatttttagtAGAGATAATATGCGCTAATGGATTGGATTAACAGGATTTTAACTTCTAGAAAGGAAAATGTTAAAATGGGACAAATTTGGAGAAGAGATCTACATTTTGAAGGATTAAATTGTAAATTccgataaattttataaattaaatttttttttaaaaaaaaaattgagggggCACATGCCCCTCAACCTTACCTAGGTCCGTCCATGGCCAGACCCCCATCATAAAAAACGCTATTTCACATTAGACAATAAGCTTTCATCCCACAACATATTTTCTGATGTGAGCGGCATTTTTTATGATGAGGGTTGGCATGTTttttagtgtgtatatatatatatatatatatatgcatacctGATTTTCATTCCAAAGTAGCTCCACAAGTTGGCTATCACGCATAACAAGTTCAACAAGATTTTCTGGACTAAAATTTGGTGGAAAATCTTTTAAAGGATATGAATCCCactgaagatatcttagctctTCAGAAAGAAACTCTAAACCTTCAAGTggaagatatatttttttgcacACTTCTCTATTGTAGGGGCCCCATCCTAATTTCTCGTAGAATATATCTCCACTGCAAAATCTGTCATCACAATGCATTCTAAGTAGTCGTAGATAGTACATCTTTGAAAATGATATAGGCTTCACATTTACATCCTTTCTAAGTTCAGACTGATTCAATAATATGCCTTCAACTTCAGAGCTTCCCTAAAAATCAACCCAATGTTATAGATAAGGacacaatatatttataaaaaaatttaaaaaaaaaaaaggaaatttattaACTAGAATATTTATACAAACAAGAAAATGTAGTAATTAATTTGCACTTACCGTACTTCTTTCCAATACGTAGCTAACATCTTTAGCATTCCACAGCCTACTACGTTGTCCAGGGTCTTTGTTTTCATCACAAACAATAGCCTTACCCATTTGTCGTAGTAAATCATGCATGGACAATTTGTTTTGGCATTCAATTATTAAGGATTTATCAATGAGAACACTTATACCTATTGTCGCGTCAGAACGCTTACTGCGGTGTAGTATACTTTCCACATATTCTCTGTCAACTTCACCATCGAAGAAGCAAGCAATGTCGAGAAATATGCCCTGGATGCCTTTGTCACCTAATCCATCATAACTTATTTTCAACACTTTTTGTATGTTCCTGTCTTGATCTGTTTTCAACTTATCCAATGCACTTTCCCATTCTTTTATGCTTTTGGAGTAAAGGGAAGAACCCAAGACTTCAAGAGCCAATGGATTGCCATGTGCATAATCTGATGCACATTTTGATAAAGCTTCATATCCTGGAAGATCAGAATTTTGTCCAAAAGCATGCAAGCGAAAAAGCATAAGGGCATCAAAATCATTTAACCTCTTAACCTCGTAAAGTTTATCTGCCCTTGACTTAAGCACTTGTGCATCTCTGGTTGTGACAATAATTCTACTTCCATCACCAAAGGTACACACTTTAGGtaataatttgtttaattggaaTATTGCATCCAAATCATCTAAAACAATAAGGACCCTTGTACGGAGGCATCTGTCTTGAATAGCAGTTGATTCCATGTTCAGAAAAGTTTTATCTTTGAACAGCTCAAAAAGAAGTTTCTCTCTCAAATGATTTATTCCATGTCTTGCAGATTCTTCTCTAACATCATTAAGAAAGCAATAACTTTCGAAATGACGACAGAAGGTTTGAAAAATAGCACATGCAAGGGTGGTTTTTCCAATGCCCCCCATGCCATAAAGACCTATGATGCGAACATTCATTGAGCCAATGGATAACAATCCTTCAATTTCCTTCATAGGTTTTTCAATTCCAATCAAGTGCCTCTTGAAATGATCATTTGTTGATACGTATTTAGACAATTTCAACAAAACatctttaacaattttttcaataaactTGTACTCAGGCCTAGCAAATGaagaaatcaaatacaaattgtAAGAAACAGAGCATCATTGATATAAATTTAGGAATTTAAAAGACATAGATATAAATCttaattcaataatatttttttttttttggatgaaataaatatattatatatggttGTAATTAGGAAAGTTTGTTATTAACCGCTTTAAGtttttagtaaaatataaaatagggGAATATCGTCAAACTCTTGGAGGTTTGACAAATACACACTACTTTAGAAACAAAGGATCATCGatataaattttggaatttaaaagaaataaataggaATGCTCAATATATCTTAGGAATATATttagatgatttaaattttattcaatatattatgTATAGCTGTAATAAGGAAATTTTGTTGTCAACTGTTTTCGctttttagtaaaatatataaaaggggAAGTATCAACGACCACTTGGAGGTTTGACAAATATACACCACTTAGACCTTAGCTTAAATTCTCATCACTTAGAGCCCTGGATTTAACACCCTGAAATTAAACAGTAAACACATTGCAtggtttatacatatatatatatatatatattataaattaataagacAGAAAGTTACCTGATGTCGTTTGAATCATAACCCCTAATATCAGCCACTTCTTCAAGAGCATCCCTCCACTGCTGCACCTTCTCCCTTCTGTCTCTAAAACGTTGTTCATGTTTAGCAAATGCTTCTGCATAACCCTCCTGCTGTTTTCGTACAACAGATGGTTCTATGCCATAAAAAATGGGTATAACATCATTCCCATTTCTCTTGCATTCGAGTATGCGAACCACTTCATCCAAACACGATGTGGAAGATGCAAAGTCTTGAGAGAAAACTATTATGCAAATCTTAGATTCCTTAATGGCCTCCATGATTTCAGAAATTCTATGGCCACTTTCAAGGTTTTCATCATCTTTGAAAATCAAGATATGCTTTTGATCCAGAGAATGATAAAGATGACCAGTAAAACCATCACGGGTGTCCTCACCCCTGAAACTGAGAAATACATCATACTTTTCTCGAGAAgaatatgaagaagaagaagaagaagaatccatGTTTATAACCTGCAGAAACTCTGAATCCACAAGCAAATTaagtaattataaattaattagtaacaaATTGAATGGAAGCTTGGTCTTGAGTTAAGCTAACTACATGTGCCTCTATTACCCATACCTTTATCCTCCAACGACGTTGCTGCAGCTAGGTTCTCTTCGATGCGGTTTCGCTCTCtccttgttttttttcctaCAGGTGGTCTACCCACACCACCAAAACCGTCTTCCCGATCAGTTGCCCAAAACGCTGTGTTTCTCTCACTCTCTATTATGGAGGAGAGAAGAACATGGGAAAAAGGACTTGGAAGCCGTGTTAAATTTATCAGCCAACATGTTGTGATAAAGACTTTATTAGTCGGTATCCTATCATTGCATTACACCttccaatataaattaataaggtGTTGAATTTAGTAATACATTAGGTTTTGGtcatttatgtttttcttctGTGTAGTTTGTCACTTCAAATGTCATTTACTATTGGTTAGAGTTTGTTCCTCATTTCAATCAACTaaaaaaacttaagaaaaaaaatttattttaaaatagtttttaatttgatatttacattttaattttttttaattttataatcattGGAAATGCATAATAAGCTAGTTATCATTAACTAAcacaaaaactatttaaaataagcaaattacaaacaatttgatagaaaaattaaataccaaaatatttaaaaaagcattAAGAAGCAATATTTATTCAATCTTTCAAACTCTGTTTGACAAAACATATGGAGTGGCATAAATAGCCTTATTGTTTTTCCATACTGAagagttaaaaaattaaatggaagaGAAGTATTAAGACCTTGGATAATGTATTTTCTATGCTCCTAAGTCATACTAATTGCTGAATATTTTCTCCTCAAGACCATGTAATTGCTACGCTAACAAGCACTTAGGTATCAAACAACCTTTCATTTTGTCTACTACATAAATCCTAACATTTCAAGAGTTGAATTCATCACATAATTTTCCCACTAGCTCACCAAAAACAAACCTGTCGACAACAACTATCActaaatttgtcaaattttgcTGCTAGTACGAAAAAGCAGAGCGAATAGCAAAGGAGAGTGATCCTTATGAGAAGTACAAAACTTTACTGAAAACAACAGCAAAAATGAGCTCTTACCAAAtcctataaaattgaaaaatatattcacaaaataaattagcTACAATGGAAACTGTTAACATGACAAAAACCATATAGAAATGTGAAGTAGAGCAATGacactatatatatgtaacctTCCATTATTCTTTATAGTAGCTCTTTCGCATCACTTAAGAGTCTGAAATATTATCCttaatctatgtatatatattatatagtcaATATTGTAGAAGCAATtcagtattttttattatcatattgatTCAAttctctcctttcttaagtaTTTGTCTtggttgaaatttttgtttgtcCTTGATGTTTTACTTGAAGATCAAAAAAGTTAGACAAAACTCAAGAAAATGCTAAGTAATTGAACAATGTCATTGCTTTGGATCTCTATTTGTAAGGCtgattgaaaaataattcaaatgagaaacaaaaacaaactgaCATTATCACCATTTGAAAACAGATGTCATGCTTAGTATACTATAAAAGTACTAGAATGACACCGATACACAAAAATTACTCATTCAAACGTATTTTATCAAACACTCGAAAGAGAAAAGAACCAGGATAGTTAACATACATTCTATTTGCACTTTGTAGAGTATAAATGCTCAAAGCAACCAGAAAAAGCCTTCGAAATACAAAATGTTTGAGAGATTTTACTCAGCAAGATAACAAAAAATGCTCAACTGGATATAGATATGCAAAGCCATATATATGCAATGCATCACAAAGAATTCAGAAatatcatatgtatatatataccttgGATCTTATAATTTCTATGCTTTTAAGTCATACTCATTGCTAATGttgcgaaaaatagaacaaaacaatagcaatagaagaagaaaaacaaaacacacaTCGATTTACGTAGAAAACCCTTAACAGGAAAAAAACACAGGCAAAtaaaggcaa comes from Ziziphus jujuba cultivar Dongzao chromosome 6, ASM3175591v1 and encodes:
- the LOC107431556 gene encoding disease resistance protein RPV1, which produces MDSSSSSSSYSSREKYDVFLSFRGEDTRDGFTGHLYHSLDQKHILIFKDDENLESGHRISEIMEAIKESKICIIVFSQDFASSTSCLDEVVRILECKRNGNDVIPIFYGIEPSVVRKQQEGYAEAFAKHEQRFRDRREKVQQWRDALEEVADIRGYDSNDIRPEYKFIEKIVKDVLLKLSKYVSTNDHFKRHLIGIEKPMKEIEGLLSIGSMNVRIIGLYGMGGIGKTTLACAIFQTFCRHFESYCFLNDVREESARHGINHLREKLLFELFKDKTFLNMESTAIQDRCLRTRVLIVLDDLDAIFQLNKLLPKVCTFGDGSRIIVTTRDAQVLKSRADKLYEVKRLNDFDALMLFRLHAFGQNSDLPGYEALSKCASDYAHGNPLALEVLGSSLYSKSIKEWESALDKLKTDQDRNIQKVLKISYDGLGDKGIQGIFLDIACFFDGEVDREYVESILHRSKRSDATIGISVLIDKSLIIECQNKLSMHDLLRQMGKAIVCDENKDPGQRSRLWNAKDVSYVLERSTGSSEVEGILLNQSELRKDVNVKPISFSKMYYLRLLRMHCDDRFCSGDIFYEKLGWGPYNREVCKKIYLPLEGLEFLSEELRYLQWDSYPLKDFPPNFSPENLVELVMRDSQLVELLWNENQPVEKLKKMDLSYSEHLIQIPNLCGAINLESINLQGCISLVQVPSCFKNLDKLELLDLSDCENLKDGMENLPLNIRELKLCRTAIEELPSSVRSLLGLLDLDMSGCNNLKYGMESLPLNLKKLRLCGTAIQVVPSSIGCLMGLSHLDLYNCKRLKCLPKSIWKLKSLGWLDLSNCPNLIELEDCTSSSLRYLKISGCTGLRSIIELPSSLTCLDANNCSSLETISSWRTPTAQDYDPQVQHKNNKSKGEIYNFEQCLKLDDNTRNNVFTNVARRRILSAQDDISYLEMVYPGSEILWGFSYRALYGNSFIQLPPKLFNINDSRFKFVFCAVFVFKISRPETKIRFRFNFTTSMYSSVRGSFNYEDSCTLQVNNNSEHVIVRYATIDLRHVFGVNWSSVCRMVTGASFHVFMEQEKSVNWKIKQFGFELANTWGASNILKVKRPWN